aaacttttgtttttgcttgctTGTCTTTCTAAACTGAGAATATTCGTAGGGACTAGATGGCAGCTGAATTCTGTGTGGCAGTGGTGACAGATAAAAACCCAGTTAAGATGACACCACTCTTTCAATCATCCAGGCTCAATCTTGGTGACCtcttcaacttttttctttccttcccttttaCACACTCTGCCTTTCAGACCAACATTTCCAAAAATTTGTCCCTTTGTCAGTTTTAAGATACCTGTCCATACTGTGGTTACTTTCCTTCTTGACAATTAGTCTTCTCTAGCCTTCACCTTCCTATACTCTGCTCTTTCCCTGTCTCTGTATATTCAAATGGGaagattgttttttgtttctttctgatCTTACTATCTCTCTCCAACCCCAGATCTCTGAACAGATATCCCCCCTTCCACGTTAAGTCCAAGCATGTCTGCAAAGCACTAACTAATCCACTTCTGCCTACATCTCTTTACTCATCTTCTCCAAAACCCCTTCCCTAGAGACTACTCAAGCTTGTCTCCTGAATTCTGCATCATTATGTGTAATGCTACCTACAGTGACTCAAGAGTGTGAGTACCAATCTCAGGGTAGACTGCTAGGAAGCAGGGCACAAATCCCAAATTAGTTGTGAGTTCTATATTTAGATTTCGccaaccaattatcaagtgtgaactcttcAGACACTAAAACAgctttaacatggagtcacataTAGTCTCCTTCGGTACTCCAACCTATCTTGTCACTCAGGTGAGCgtacctttgtgatagatggtcccttacaccaagaatcacttcaatattcaggttactcctagtCCCAAAGGACCATTTGCTTACCCAAGGTCAGTTGCACTTTAGATCTAACACCAAGACAATACTTGTAGCCAATGCTataataaacagaaaaaagaaaccaGAGTTATTTTACAAGGTTAAAGAGGgtaaatatacacacaaataagTTTAAAAAGCTAATAAAGCTTCTATAATTGGCaagctctgtatgtcctttagggctaacctagGCTAAGCAGCTGAAGATCTCTTGCCTATGCCAAGAAAAAGCTTGCCTCCCAGAGTCCAAGCTGCATAGGGATATCTAGTTCCTTTTATCTGGGGGCTTCTATCCCTCTCCTGCTATGTACAAACTCAGTTTTATCAGCGGAATCtacttgcatgactcatcttctACTCCtgggaaattctgtgccactgcgattgcacagaatttatgttccCTGCAGATTTCCTTGCTTCCCCGCGGAAAAATGATTTCTAACAGGGAAGCAAGGGGAAGCCACGAGCAGTCATGTGACTCGCCCCAGTAATATGTATTAGATAcccagggcagccggcagagagagagagagaaaaatcactatggggcaggaggcaggactggggaagacccagctggtggcttCTACCTtgcaccaggctcagctgctagttctgagtgggctggggaggatgagaCTTCCTCTGGACCCACCCCTAGATTTCTCTCCCATTTGCAGGAagacacactcacactcacactcttcacccctccccttcctgcacccattgctcctcagctgcaggggaagggattcctgtacaggGAGCTGGTCCCCCCCATCCACTCAACCCCCATGCATCtagaccccctcatacccagaccctcctgccaagcctcacctcTCCCTGCACTCAAAACCCCACCTGATGAGCCTTACTCCCCGACACTTGGCCCACATGCCCCCAGATCCCCAGCCCaacccagctgcacctggatccccacctgACTGAGCCCTTGTCCCCAAGCATCTGAACCCCACCACtgagccctccccacacccagcccccttcgctgagccccaaccacatTCACACCCCCCGCAGggtcccattactgttgcacccagaaccccccaacaagcccctgtgcgtCCCGATTTCCTTCCCCCCGCTGAGTCGCCCGCACCCAGATTTCTCCACACAGAACTCTCTCAACCCCTTCTACACTTGGATCCTggcttgctgagcctgcctgcccacacagaggggcagggccttggggtgcTTTTGGGACAGGCCAGGTCCttatgctgtgtcagggttgggtgcaacTTCACCGAGTCCATGTCTTGGggagagctgcacagtgatctcccacctcttgTACTTGGCTTGTAcaccccaatgccatgctggagcctccgtatttatttgacaaataaaatttgtagaattttaatttttttgctgcagaatgccctcagggtAAGCATCCTCACAGGGacagggtgggagagagaagcaaCAAATGTTGACTACATTCTTATAATACCTATTTTAATAGGACTAACACATAGGTGAGCCAGAatgattccagctatgtattaATCCCTGCTCAGTTGAGACATGGGGACACTGTAGCCTTCACCCACTCTTGCTTTCCCGCTATCAGTGTTCCTGGAACAACTTCCAATAGAATGTATGCTAACCTCCTTCCCTTCCAAAGCTTGCCATGCAGTATTGTACTTGCTTTTGCTTTTAGATTAGAAATGTATTGGTACAGGTACTTGTTTGACACAGGTCAACTACAGTAAAGTATCTGGTATGATTATGGTACTATGTGTGGCGGCACTAATCTACAGTATAAAACACTAGAATAGGTATTGAAAAGAACTGATTCAAGTGTTTGGTCTCTGattcattcagtccttggcctctcttgAGACTAACAAACTCATTTCATGAAGGTCATCAAGTTCACATTTGGGGCACACTTAGACTTCATGACCAAAAAATGTGTAAATAGCTGATAGATTGTTTTCACACTTCTTCAACTCTCTCTTTAACCATTTTGATTCCTATAAGTCACTGGTATAATACTGCAGTTTCTGTGATACTTAGCCATGTAGTTGCATTGAGCTTTATCTAGAGATGGGTAGACTGAATTTGGACTCTGATACCCGCTGGTTCCCTAGCTGGGGTCTCAGTTGAAATCCAGTGGATAGCGAGAAGTCCAAACTCAGAAGCCTGAGATTCTGTCTCTCCGTAAGCAAGTCAGGAAATGTCAACGAAAAGAGTTCAGAATGATCTCTCTAgaaatgttttcccttttctgATTCACAGAGGGCAGTGCATACAGGCTCTTAAGTCCTTTGAAGATCTTGGTTTAACTGTGAGTGATCTGTAAATCTCTGATACAAGACTGAACAAGGAAGGTGTCTTTTTTTCCACCTTTCTGCAACGTTTTCAGAATTTTTCCTGGCCTGCACAATGCAGCTGGATTAATAACTGAAGAGGCTGGAAATATTCAGTGACCAAGATTCCTAGTATGGGGAACTAATATTCCCATTTTAACTGAGACTCATGAACTCAGTATGAATTAATGATAACTtttctccatttcctgtttggcatAGCACTAGTATGCAAACATTTATGCGGTTACTCTCTCTTCTAGGTGTGTAAGCATCTGCTCATTGGCCTTCAGCATGGATGGCATGTTCCTCTCTGCATCCAGTAACACAGAAACAGTGCACATCTTCAAACTCGAGACTGTGAAAGAAAAGTAAGTTTCAGAAATGCTCAAGAAACAGACTTGATGTTTGACAGTCTGGGTGAATTCTCAGGAGCTtggaccaggggtgggcaaactacggcctgtgggctggatccgacccatcagggctttggatccagcccgcaGGATTGCCACTTCTGTGGTGCcacggggctaaggcaggctccctgcctgccctgaccctgcaccactcccagaagtggccggcaccacatccctgtggccccaggGAAaagtggggggcacagggcattgccccccgcagctcccattggccggaacaGGAAactgtggtcaatgggagcttcggAGGGAAGTACCCGCAGGCAAAGGCAATGCATGGTGCcctctgcccctcactcccccagaggccgcagggacatggtgccagccacttccgggagtggcacatggccaggacaggcagggagcctgccttagccccactgtgtgccactgccaccccagagctgttTAGCTGGAGCCTAcgcaccaaccccctgccttgaactcccttctgcaccctaaccccctaccacgagccccctgctgtaccccgcaaccctcctgcaccccaaccccttgccccgaGCCCCTTTCTGTACCCCACACTCCCTCTCGCACCTCAGccccctacattcatggccctgcatgcaatttccccatccagataTGGccctgggccaaaaagtttgcccagccctgactTGGATACTtccttcttttgaaaacctctTACTCTTAAGGGCATAGCAAGACAATTGTGGATCAGCTGGCTGAATTCAGCTGCTGAGATACACATGTCCCTCTGTGAATAGAAAAGGTATTTCTGCTGATGAGACATCATTAGGAGAAGAATGGAGGCACATAAATGTTGTTAATCACATGTGCCTTTTACTTTACAAAGTGAGTCATCTTCCCCACCTGCTTATATCATAGTACTGACATGCATGGAGTGCCATAAAAGCCTGTAACTAAAAACACTTATGTTTGTGTGGGTGAGAGCATGGAGCATATTGACTCTCTAGATTATCATttcaaaggtgacctgcaaagggaaTTTGGATTTGTGCCCTTTCTGCTGCTTCATGATGCATAAAGAAGTTCTGGAAAGGTTTTTCAATTTTCCTGCATGATCGTTGTATTAGAAATTCAGATGTTGTTTACTGCTGTCTCTGAGAGAGACTGGATAATAGTTGGATTCTGACACTAGATAAACGAGAGTGAAACTTGATTGAGAATGGAAGGGATTCTTTTTTATAGTCAGGTTGcttaaactttttgtttttaacattttttgtaaTGCAATTTTGTAAGTAGGAAAAAAGTTAGCAATTTAATATCCTATCCATTCACTAAGGGCTAAGAGTGCTCGTAGTACATGAGACTTAATGAGAAGCCCAACAAAAATAGGGGATACCAGACTTACCAGTAGGGTTATTTCTAAGGGGAAGGGGGCAAACAAGGAAAAGAGCCCTTATACATGATGAAGTAAAAAGACCACCAGCCATCCTTCTGCCATTGCAGGTTGTTTTTAATGTCAAAGTACTCAATAGAGTTcaactttcctttttctttctactGAACTTTAGACCTCAGGAAGAGCCCACTACCTGGACAGGTTACTTTGGAAAAGTGCTGCTGGCCTCCACAAGCTATCTGCCCTCTCAAGTCACAGAAATGTTTAACCAGGGTAGAGCCTTTGCTACAGTCCGTCTGCCATTCTGTGGACACAAAAACATCTGTGCTCTTGCCACGTGAGTAAGGAGATGAGATTTTTTCCCACCACCCAGTGGACTGCCAGTTTCAAGCAAAGGAAGCATTGACAGAGTAGATAATGTTCCAAGGTTTTCTGGCTTGTCAGGTCACACATCTCATGTATAGCTAAATGGCTAATGTATAGCACACATCCAGGGTTGAATTGTCATTTGGTAACCATTTCAAAACTTCCTCGTGCTCAGGAACAGTGTGGGAAAACTAATTGCTCATAGCCCGACTGAAACAGAAGGCATAATGTTTCTTCAAGGATGATTGTGGAAttaattgctttttttaaagaggattttGTGAGTTTCCAGAAATCCTTCATGATGAATGAAGGAAGTGTGTTTAAAAACAGACTCAGACCTAGAATATTCATTCCCGTTAGTGCTGAATGAAATGTTAGTGCATTTAGTATTAAGTTTGTTGCATTAAACAGCAGTGACTATCCAATACAGAAGACTTTTAAAGGGAATTGCAGACCCCAGATTTGGCACCTTCCTAAGACAAGCTCTTAAATTTGGGTAAAAGTATAGCATTTGAGAGTCGTTTTTAACTGACTACACAGATTTTAGTCTTCATTCTGTCTGAACCAAAAATGGAGCATTTGGCATGGCTATCAAAGCAATAAACTGTGCAGTATTAAATGTGTTTTGTGGAGAATTAATAAATTTGTGCTGATCTACTCAAATTTACAGgtttcattttacatttacattttacatGAGCTCTCTGCAGACATGAAATAAGCCTCACCTCATGCCTGTGTGGTAGGGAAGTATATCGACATGTTAGATGGTGAAACTGAttgtatggctacatttggaatttgcggcagcgctttgaagtgtgagtgtagtcagagcggcagcgctgggagagagctctcccagcgctgcatttaaaccacatcccttatgggtgtagcgtgcagcgctgggatgagtgtagccaagccctgagtacCATACAATGCCACAGCAAGTGAGTAGCAGAGCTAGTATGCGAACCAGAGTCTTCTGACTCCTTGTCTCCTTTTGCCATTAGCCAGCACTGCCTCCACATGTGAGTTAATTGACATGCACAAGACCTACACAAATGGCTCCCTTGAATGCCAGTGGTAGTTTTGTGCCGGATTCCCATGCATCTTACTTTTGTCATGGGAGCGCGGCATATGTAGCCATTGAACCAGATTTCTTATGAGCTGTAGAGAGAGAGCAAGTGAGTGGAAAGTGATCACTTAGTTTTATGCCAGCAGAAAATTGTGGTTTCTGTCACATTCCTAAAACTTGGTTTTCTGTGTCCTCTCCTAATCTGTTCTAGAATCCAGAAGATTCCCCGTTTACTAGTGGGAGCTTCTGATGGGTATCTCTATATGTACAACCTGGACCCCCAGGAAGGAGGAGAGTGCACGCTAATGAAGCAGCACAAGTAAGTCCAGACTTGGTCCTACCTGTATACTTGTCACGCTTGGTTTTCTAATATAACTGGACTGACAAAAATCTCTCTTGTTCCAAAACTCATTTTCTCCTGCTGAACTCAAATCTTAGAGCTCATTTTTGTATTGATGCATTTGTGAGCAGTGGCAGGAGGTGAGTAACCTTTGGAATCTCCTTGCTTCTTCCTTCCTAGTAACTGTTACACTAAGCATCACTTTCGTAGCAGAAACTTAATGCTGTCTGATTGCAGTCAAGAATCAATCTGCTGTCAGTCTATACTTCCATCTCCTGCCACGCAACTGGTGGTTTGGTTACTTTAACAAGAATATGAAACATGTGACACCTAACACACTTCATTCATGGATGAGAGGACTTTCCAAAGGTGGGGAggcatcattatctccattttacaaatacaaaaaCAGGCTCCTGCACTGATATCAAATGTCATGGGACAGGTTTACTTGTAAGCTACCTTGTCTGTAGGCTAGCCACATGGTTTATTTAGTAGCAGGTCTATAGAATGGTTTAGGAGAGATCAGGGCTGATAGTATAGCaaggattcatagatttttaaggctagaatttcacccagtaattcctgcatcagggCTATAATGTCTTTTTGGGCAAGAGCATATCTTCTACAAAAAATagtctaatcttgatttaaagatttcaaggcatGGGTAATCCACCACATTACTGTGGTGAATTGTTCTACTGGGTAATCCTCATGGtttaaaaaatttaataaaaatttgcaccctatttctagtctgaatgtatctagcctcagcttccagccacttAGATCTTTTTATGTCTTTGGCATCATTGAGATGATTTGTCTTCAGTGTTTGTGATGAGAAGTGCAGTCCACCAAATGCTTTCTCTACAATTCTTTGGAAGGCTGACACCTCTCGGTCACAATGCAAGTGATGTGTGGCATTGAAGATTGAGAAAATGTGACCAAAGGCATTAATAAAATCTTTAATATTACACATGTGTGAGCTTTTGCATGCCTAATGTGGAGGTTTTACATAATTGGCCTGCAGGAGTATTAACAGCAGTTGTATTGGTGATTTGTTACTTGAACCACTTCTGCACATCTAATCTCTTTCTCTACCCACTAGGCTAGATGGCAGTATGGAGCCAGCCAATGAAATTTTAGAGTCTGCGTCACATGACCGGCCACTAGTAGCACAAACATATAGTGCTGCTGTGACAAAAGGTACTTATGTGCCTTCATCACCCACAAGACATGGTAAGGATAATGCTGGAAAATCGGGAGAAAATTATTCTAAAGATTACTCCAGATGGAGACAAGTTTTGGACTTATCTTTATGATTCTCTAAACCTGTTATGAAGCATTTGTTCTGTTAGTCCTAGTGGGAAGAGAGGGTAGCTGTTAAATGACTGAGAGAGCCACTTTGGAAGCTTCACTGGACAGATTGTTTTTGCTACTTTCTGGGCAGTCTGGACAGAACTGAATATTGAACTGTACTTGGATACCATAGTAACATGTGCCTTAGATTATGAGGTTTTGTTAACTTTACATAGTATTGGGACAGACTCTTGGTACCGTCTTCTGCACAGCATCTGGACTGCAGTCCATGTTTTGTAAGAGTTGCACAAGGTACTCCAATATTTCTGTTGTTGTCATGGTGACCTTGCCACTGTCCCACCAGTCTCTGACATACAGATTAAATCTGTACTGGCTTAGTGGAGACCAGAATTTTAGTGAGTTAGGGTTCCCTAAGTGAGTGGAGGCCAGGTATATAGTTAATATAACCAGTATGAGTACTCTCAACTCCTTCGTGGGTGGCATGCTGGCAAAAGATTTGACCATGGAGATCACACATTTCACTGTCCCAGGATGAGTGCTGTGATGACAACAGCAGTGTCGGGAACGGGGTCAAAATTGTCAACCCACCTGCTCAGAACAAGGGAGTGAGCTCTGCTTAAATTCGGAAGCCTGGTGATGACCTCATCAGCAAATCTTGGTTCTAAAAAACATCGACTTGTGACGAAGCCGATATAGAATGGCAGTGGTGTTGTGAgtagtgcagaggtgggcaaactaggCCCGCAGACCACATGCGACctgtgggaccgtcctgcccggcccttgagctccggctggggaggctagcccctggctcctcccctgctgtcctccctcccccgcagccatgccactgcatgggcagcgctctgggccgtggggctgcgagctcctgtaGGGCAGCGTTTCTGGGTCCGGCTGAATGgcgcggctgccagacatgccgctgtaagcggcatggtaagggggccgggggttggataaggggcaaggggtcctgtggggggcagtcaggggacaggaagccgGGGGATTGGATAGGGCGTGGGATTCTGGGGGAACAGTTAGGGttgggggggtcccaggagggggcagtcaggggacaaggagcaggtgtggggaggttggatgggtcaggggttctgaggggggtagttggggtgggaagtgggggggggacggataaggggcaggggccaggctgtttggggaggcacagccttccctacccggccctccatacagttgcgcaaccacaatgtggccttcaggccaaaaattttgcccaccAGTGGGGTAGTGTCTTGTACTTCAGCTTATAAACTTGCATCAGGAGCTTTCTTGCATCCAAGCTCCAGCTTTTGCTACTGAACCCCAAACACTGTCATTGTTTCTGCAGCCTATACAGAGGATCTGGGTGCAGTGGGTGGAGCTTGCCTGGAAGATGAAACCAATGCACTGCGATTGGATGAAGACAGTGAGCATCCTCCCATGATTCTTCGGACTGACTGAACTTTGACCTGTGAACTCACTCCTGAAGCAGAGAGCACTGGCCTGATGTTTCTTGAGGAATCTCGTGTTATGCTGCTATAAACTTTGGCATGAATTGGGAGAGAGGATGACAGACTCCAAAAACAGTTTTAAACGTAGCTGTAGTCCTAATTCTATACCATTGGGAAAATATATGGTTTCAATTCAGTGGCTTTTAATCTTGCTTATCTATTTTAGCTGTGTgtggttttgcttttttgtttttttgggggggtttgtttgttgttgttgccaAAATCTGCTGTTCGTGCAGTCCTCAGAACCTACTAGCTTTGCATGCATTCATGTGCCAAGCAAGCATAGGAGAGAGAAGCCACTTGATGATAAACtaaagtttgtattttttttatatatgtatataatactTAGCATATATAAGGAAGGAGTGGAAAAGTGGTTCTGGATGCTGAGGCTGGTTCTGCACTGACAAAGGTCCAAATGGTTTCCTGTGCATTGGCTTGCAGGCGTGCCTCATGACTGACATGCaacctttaagatgcaatatcCTGTTTCTTaggttcccccaccccttccctgaaccATTTGGTTAATTAAAATTCCTTCTGAATGTTGCTTATTTGTGGGAGTGTTCTATTTGTTGGGATGGAAGGCCTGTTTCCTGACTGGAATTTCTTCTGTCCCCAAGAATACTTAATCTAGAAAGTGCCTGTACAGGAAAATATCTTCGGGGAAGGAAAGCTAGGAAGGGGTAGACATTTACTGTTTTTTTGCTGTGTGTTCATCTATCCTTGCTATTTGGAGCTGTCTGTCTTCAAGCCAAGTTAGCCAATATGCTGACTTAGAAGAGGTGTTTCAGGTTAATAACTTGGAAAGcactttcttcctccctccctctgttagATCAGTTATGTCCCTGTCAGAGCAGCAATAATTTCTCATTTTATACCTGGTTTAATCCCTCAGAGCAAGGCCAGCATCCTTCCTGCCAAGGACTGGATGGAGATCACGTCAGAGTCTGTCAGCCTTACTTCTTAAATGGCCTTAAGGTTTTGCATTGGAAAGATACAATGCTCCTTTTCCTTGTCTCCATCCAATTTGGATCTGAGCATGCTGCCTCAGTAACGAAGGTTCAGGAATTACGGAATGCTGATGTAAATATAAATAACTATCCACTTGAGTTCCAGCTTTTGAGAGTTATTAATCTTCTCTCAAGGGTTCCTTGGATAACTAAACTACATTGTGTGTTGCCTCCATTTTCACCGGCTTGAGGAGCACTTCTGATGCACTTGAAAGGGATGGTTGTCCATTAGGCAGCTCTGGAATGACAGTTCTTGAACTGCTGTGACCCTGGCTAGGAGTGAACAAAGTTGGGCAATGCAGCCATCTATTTATAATGTGCCTTTTGCTAAATCTTGGATATATTAGGTGAACAAAATGATTACCACAGCCTTTGGGTGTGAGTGTTGCTTTCCTTAGACTGTAAGCCTCCTGTACCTTTCAGATAGTGAAACTGATTACCCATCTCTCACTCTGGCacctctttaaaacaaacaaaaaaacccaaacagattGGAACAAAAGGGAAAGTCATAAGTCTTGAGAGAAAACAGAACCAGGATTTCCTGGAGCACTTTCACAAATTTAACTTTCCTACCAATCACACACAACTATGGTGCTGTTTAGATTTAGGATTTGCTACTATGCATGTTGCTGAATAGAGGGCCGACAGTGGCAGTTTGTCCCAAGAGCTCAGCGCAGGTAGCTGGGCTTCTGTTTCCTTAAGGCGAGCAGAGGATGGTGGTAGGCCCTGTCAAAGAGTCATATCATGTACATACTTACCTGTAGTCATGCTGTCATTATAAAAATGAACCACTGTTGGTCAAATCAATTTCCTGGAAGAGAATCTTCACCATTCTCTCCCAAACCCCAGATACttctcatgggggtggggaggtgtcagATTTGCCTTAACTCACTTTCTGAGCCCTCCACTGTTCTGGATATGTTGAATGTAGCAAGTAGTTTGGGCCTCTTCAGTGATCTCCTCTGAGTGTATTATGTTCTGAAACATGTTGAAAACTAGCCCCATAAATAGAATTTGTTACCATTTGTGAACCGCTGTGGAACTTATAACTTCAGTGAGGCCTGAAATGCAAGTCTTACAACGAATACAAGCTCAGCAGGTTTCGTTGGTAGCCGTATAACTACCAAGAGACTTCAAATGTGGTTCTGGTCACATCCGTTTTGATAACCCATTCGGAGGTTTGGCATAAATTCTAAGCTCCATCAGAAGGGCTTGTAACAAACAGTCATGAGCACCACTGATGTAACATAGGTCTGGTAAAGGTACAAGCTTCACAACTTTTGAATTCTAACAGCACCAAAAAATACTTTTCCTTCATTTCAATGTAAATGAAGGGAATTTCCTGACACtgttgcccttttaaaaaaaggttagTGCTAGTGTACAACACTCACAAAATACTACACACCTGTCAGGACATTCATAGTTTAAGGTTCCAGCACCAACCTTAGCTCTGCCTCTCTGCTCATCATCTACCTGTAAGcttgagaccccccccccactagcTATATTTCCCATAGCTACCATCTCCACCCATATTCTAGATACAGACAAGTGAATTGCCCACAAGAGACTCAAGACTCATCCAGTTCACCCTTCTGCACCAGGCTGAAGGCGATAACTTCTAGTCAAGACCTTCCTGTGCAGTCCAGAGATTATCCTTGCTCAGCCAGCATACCCCTATGGGCTGGAGAGCCCAACCTACCTACCTCACCATCGCTGTTGTACCTATCTGTCCAATGGAGGTCAAAGAAGCCACTTTCAAAAGATCTGTCTTTATCCAAACCACTCCACACACCAGCTGGTCACAGATCCTAGAATATGTAATACCCTTGATCTTGGGGATGATTTACACCTGCTTCTGTCCCCATGGGAAGGAGCTGGCTTGCATGTAGGCCCTGCTTGGCAACCTCCTTTCTGTCGGGTAAGATGTGGCTGCCATATCTCTCACCAGGCCCTATCTCTTAGGTCTGTCACCAGTTGTGATGTAAACAATTCAGGGGTTGAGAAACACTCATTGcatctcctcttctcttcccccttcaGCCTGAATCTTAAACATTGCATCAGCAGAAGTGGGCACCTGGCCATTGGGAACTGGCTGCTGACAGATGTAGGAGTTCTCTTCAGCATAGGTCTTAATCCCAGGTATACAAGGACCTGCCTTATGGTGACAACCCACTCTTccatcacagaatatcagggttggaagggacctcaggaggtcatctaatcccgccccctgctcaaagctggaccaatccccGTGTCTCATATGACTAAGGAGTGTACTATTGGAAGTCCTGTGCTCCACACTGTAGGTGGTGTTAAAACCTTTAACTGTGAATTTCCTGAGTGCctactgtgcgtgtgtgtgtagggTTCATACTCTGTTACCGCTCTAGCGGCCAATATATTCTCAGCCATAACTCcacctacatttttttttaaatactgcattTATCGGAGGCttatttttaacaataaaacTTTTTGGGGAAAGTGTCAGTATGTCATTAAATGTATAACCAAAGATGgcctgctgcagggggagggggagaaatgtgTGTAGACTTGGAATTCTAAACTCAGGTGT
This sequence is a window from Gopherus evgoodei ecotype Sinaloan lineage chromosome 10, rGopEvg1_v1.p, whole genome shotgun sequence. Protein-coding genes within it:
- the WIPI2 gene encoding WD repeat domain phosphoinositide-interacting protein 2 isoform X2 → MKWLQPSCPLLFIPVLFQQTEAELNTFKKADTEDVCIVERLFSSSLVAIVSLKAPRKLKVCHFKKGTEICNYSYSNTILAVKLNRQRLIVCLEESLYIHNIRDMKVLHTIRETPPNPAGLCALSINNDNCYLAYPGSAAIGEVQVFDTINLRAANMIPAHDSPLAALAFDANGTKLATASEKGTVIRVFSIPEGQKLFEFRRGVKRCVSICSLAFSMDGMFLSASSNTETVHIFKLETVKEKPQEEPTTWTGYFGKVLLASTSYLPSQVTEMFNQGRAFATVRLPFCGHKNICALATIQKIPRLLVGASDGYLYMYNLDPQEGGECTLMKQHKLDGSMEPANEILESASHDRPLVAQTYSAAVTKGTYVPSSPTRHAYTEDLGAVGGACLEDETNALRLDEDSEHPPMILRTD